A genome region from Chrysemys picta bellii isolate R12L10 unplaced genomic scaffold, ASM1138683v2 scaf93, whole genome shotgun sequence includes the following:
- the LOC101932963 gene encoding up-regulator of cell proliferation-like isoform X1, protein MLLSRCKQVKDRLPVEISPELEEKLSTLRQLGIVPEEILKKFTAALNRKQEPETQHATVSGKKKLCSERQKALQYIESKLNMQKYRRRKLKLRDVLEITKESVKNWTPQTTGDLPWHFLRKLIALNGTARNTSLEHRAPGDQTLIMDKEELGIHEDFFFLSDTDTSDSLNPLDVLCAVLLCSDSFLQQEILSKMSMCQFALPLLLPALDTPKCTLMLWAMRDIVRKWRPHSLAESRGFREESLVFTAMPTISFVRMGSCSFSKSKLLNEVLSLSQQHHDFFIHRDMESGNVPREIADGLVEISWYFPGGRENSDLFPEPLAVTNLRGDIETHWLQFSFLTEISSAVFIVTESISEREYALLSSLQGSATKYYFIFNNQAVTSKETLGFLNKLAPGLKLNNSHVLQKRCATNQAAYVKALQSAIAAVMKSSPKRVSIEAMAETGRQLGIQVDEDNKKCQSAHKYAKETTVHIKDVAKYKKEKLRLQGEPWKNLAEVEKELCRMRKQGNIPLEKYKSQLKKKLLELRVQQNTHDLTDGLIAFITGLGLLPPEEKHYFLKWMKFDLDHIARENIFKLRDQYKEKCKNSKDDPKMFAEHDKLISASSLGVEHFMRELGQFYEAEHTMVKEGKMAESQRLFVHFPGIAVDLMLEGFPMELIDGDASNIPLQWVTDVLTELHAKLGGRSRMLVLTVLGVQSTGKSTLLNTMFGLQFAVSSGRCTRGAFMTLIKVADNFQQELGCDFILVIDTEGFKAPELAKLEDSYQHDNELATLVIGLSDITIINMAMENATEMKDILQIVVHAFLRMEEIGQKANCQFVHQNVSDVSAHEQNMRDRKHLLEQMDEMTKAAANMEKKGREMTFSDIMDYDLEKHNWYIPALWHGVPPMAPVNMGYSEKVYELKKYLFEFLKGCSQNRSPKDIPQFLEWVKSMWNAVKHENFIFSFRNSLVAEAYNQLSVNYAEWEWGFRKMMHLWVSEKETFIQNQPPDKLDTNVLTKLKNEAQNKLRQEAEKILDNLKQYFESRAENLHLIEKYKEDFRRSANGLRNELVSYSFGKLEEAIEIRKGRHKTDAVLSQYKRKIEEKVDRLLNHCRKSKCKLNNDEQEKEFETMWRETLLELSLIPLQKRIIYKEMELHLRRDLENKGSAAWRMLEGARSLPTYKTQNFKMKNEYLKFKISVSAVKEYFTQERWHKTEALATSLIDECNSYTEKKVHCKADYDETYCRELLRMINEQLQQANVQNLHLTACFEVDLKLHILGDAARAFQKMHEEFITENDPLQRLGKLEPQYLSTFKALYLEKDECQDRAGNFCDQCLRPALVDYVNKRLGTEIVDDILSSERSVEYSTQNFFQFFVLEQLLEENDFNNYVQYTRNYVYFIKTWIQRHVLTRYREKASLGDLEKRIFSPVINKLSDVLKNSKDLKTKTVSAFLDNFCEKLQQDLVIPKDSLEVILFKNTASADQFSAFIEQFIPDLEKQVLSTFENLEIESKLSKLAVKPQDEIFKRVFGCGKQCPFCKVPCEAGALAHEEHFVAVHRPRGLGESQENITRRLAYDICSSSVASNNTFSCTETKGEFHPYKDYQKYFPDWRIQPDPSITASDYWKFVFKEFNHQFAKEFDALPANLPEDWGKITKEQALESLKEAFTLK, encoded by the coding sequence AGAGACAAAAAGCCCTTCAGTACATCGAATCAAAGCTAAATATGCAGAAATACAGACGCAGGAAACTAAagctgagagatgtcctggaaaTCACCAAAGAAAGTGTAAAGAACTGGACTCCCCAGACAACAGGAGATTTACCGTGGCATTTCCTGAGGAAGCTCATTGCTCTGAATGGGACAGCGAGGAACACAAGCCTTGAGCACAGGGCACCTGGTGATCAAACACTCATTATGGACAAAGAGGAGCTGGGTAttcatgaagattttttttttctcagtgacacagacaccagtgaTTCACTAAACCCCCTCGATGTTCTCTGTGCCGTTCTTCTTTGCTCAGACAGTTTCCTGCAGCAGGAAATCCTGTCCAAAATGTCCATGTGCCAgtttgccctccctctgctgctacctgccctCGACACCCCCAAGTGCACCTTAATGCTGTGGGCCATGAGGGACATTGTGAGGAAGTGGAGGCCGCActccctggcagagagcagagggttcagggaggagagcctggtgttcacagcaatgccaaccatttcctttgtgcggatggggagctgcagcttctccaagtccaaactcctcaatgaggttctcagcctctcccagcagcacCACGATTTCTTCATCCATCGGGACATGGAGTCTGGGAATGTCCCTCGGGAAATCGCAGATGGGCTGGTTGAGATTTCCTGGTAtttccctggggggagggagaattcaGATCTTTTCCCAGAGCCCCTTGCGGTTACAAACTTGCGCGGAGACATTGagacccactggctgcagttcagttttttaacagagatctcctcagcagtGTTCATTGTTACTGAGAGTATCAGTGAGAGAGAATACGCACTCTTATCATCTCTGCAGGGATCAGCCACTAAATACTACTTCATCTTTAATAATCAGGCTGTGACGTCCAAGGAAACACTGGGATTCCTGAACAAGTTGGCCCCAGGGCTGAAACTGAACAACTCACATGTGCTGCAGAAAAGATGTGCCACAAATCAGGCAGCATATGTAAAAGCTCTGCAGTCTGCAATAGCAGCTGTAATGAAGTCTTCTCCCAAGAGAGTGAGTATAGAAGCCATGGCTGAGACCGGACGTCAATTAGGCATCCAGGTAGATGAGGATAATAAGAAATGTCAGAGTGCCCATAAATATGCCAAGGAAACCACTGTACACATAAAAGATGTGGCAAAGTACAAGAAGGAAAAACTGAGACTCCAAGGGGAGCCATGGAAAAACTTGGCTGAAGTGGAAAAAGAGCTGTGCCGAATGagaaagcaaggaaacatcccTCTTGAGAAATATAAGTCTCAACTGAAAAAGAAATTATTAGAGTTACGTGTCCAGCAGAATACACATGACCTGACTGATGGTTTGATTGCATTTATTACTGGACTAGGCCTGCTGCCTCCCGAGGAGAAACATTACTTCCTGAAATGGATGAAGTTTGACCTGGATCACATTGCTCGGGAGAATATTTTTAAACTACGGGATCAATataaagagaaatgcaaaaactCAAAAGATGACCCCAAAATGTTTGCAGAACACGATAAACTAATCTCTGCCAGTTCCTTAGGGGTGGAGCATTTCATGCGTGAGTTGGGGCAGTTCTATGAGGCTGAACACACAATGGTGAAGGAAGGTAAAATGGCAGAAAGCCAAAGGCTATTCGTCCATTTCCCAGGTATAGCAGTTGACCTGATGCTGGAAGGGTTTCCCATGGAGCTGATTGATGGAGATGCCTCCAACATCCCACTGCAGTGGGTGACAGATGTTCTGACTGAGCTCCATGCCAAGCTGGGGGGAAGGTCCAGAATGTTGGTTCTAACGGTGCTGGgagtgcagagcactgggaaatccaCCCTCCTCAACACCATGTTCGGCCTGCAGTTTGCAGTGAGCAGTGGCCGATGTACGCGAGGAGCCTTCATGACACTCATTAAAGTGGCAGACAActttcagcaggagctgggctgtgattTCATCCTGGTGATAGACACAGAAGGCTTTAAAGCCCCTGAACTGGCCAAGCTGGAGGACAGTTATCAACATGACAATGAGCTGGCCACCCTGGTGATTGGACTCAGTGACATAACGATCATTAACATGGCCATGGAGAACGCCACCGAAATGAAGGATATTCTGCAAATTGTGGTCCATGCATTCCTCAGAATGGAGGAAATAGGGCAAAAAGCCAACTGCCAGTTTGTGCATCAGAACGTCAGTGATGTGTCTGCGCATGAACAAAACATGAGGGACAGGAAACACCTCCTGGAGCAGATGGATGAAATGACCAAAGCTGCAGCAAACATGGAAAAGAAAGGCAGGGAGATGACATTTTCTGATATCATGGACtatgatctggaaaaacacaATTGGTACATTCCTGCTCTGTGGCATGGAGTCCCTCCCATGGCTCCCGTGAATATGGGATACAGTGAAAAGGTTTatgaattaaagaaatatttgtttgaatttctGAAAGGCTGTTCACAAAACAGATCCCCCAAGGACATTCCCCAATTTCTTGAATGGGTGAAGAGCATGTGGAATGCTGTAAAACATGAAAACTTTATCTTCAGCTTTAGAAACAGTCTTGTTGCTGAAGCCTATAACCAGTTGTCTGTAAATTATGCAGAATGGGAATGGGGTTTCCGCAAGATGATGCATCTCTGGGTATCTGAAAAGGAAACTTTCATCCAAAATCAGCCACCAGATAAACTAGACACCAATGTTTTAACCAAACTAAAGAATGAGGCACAGAACAAACTGAGACAAGAAGCAGAGAAGATTTTGgataatttaaaacaatattttgaaagtaGAGCAGAAAATCTGCACCTGATAGAAAAGTACAAAGAGGATTTTAGGAGAAGTGCAAATGGTCTGAGGAATGAACTGGTGAGTTATTCATTCGGCAAGTTGGAAGAAGCAATTGAAATTAGAAAGGGCCGACATAAAACAGATGCTGTCCTGTCACAGTACAAGAGAAAAATTGAAGAGAAAGTTGACAGGCTTCTGAACCATTGCAGGAAAAGCAAATGCAAGCTAAATAATGATGAACAGGAGAAAGAATTTGAAACCATGTGGAGAGAAACACTGTTAGAATTATCACTCATTCCTTTACAGAAACGCATCATATATAAAGAAATGGAGTTACATTTGAGAAGAGACCTAGAGAATAAGGGGAGTGCAGCATGGCGGATGTTAGAGGGTGCGAGAAGCTTGCCTACTTATAAAacacaaaatttcaaaatgaaaaatgaatactTAAAGTTCAAAATATCAGTGTCAGCTGTGAAAGAATACTTTACACAGGAACGCTGGCATAAAACAGAGGCTCTTGCTACATCCTTAATAGATGAGTGCAATAGTTACACTGAAAAAAAGGTACATTGTAAAGCAGATTACGATGAAACTTATTGCAGAGAGTTGTTGCGGATGATTAATGAGCAGCTTCAGCAGGCGAATGTTCAAAACCTTCACCTCACCGCTTGCTTTGAAGTTGACCTGAAGCTTCACATTTTGGGGGATGCAGCTCGGGCATTTCAGAAGATGCATGAAGAATTCATTACAGAAAATGATCCTCTGCAACGTCTGGGGAAACTGGAACCTCAGTATCTCTCCACGTTCAAAGCTCTGTACTTAGAGAAGGATGAGTGTCAAGACAGGGCCGGGAATTTCTGTGATCAGTGTCTCAGACCTGCCCTGGTGGACTATGTGAACAAGAGACTTGGGACAGAAATCGTGGATGACATTCTCAGCAGTGAACGGTCTGTTGAATACAGCACCCAAAACTTCTTCCAATTCTTTGTTCTAGAGCAGCTGTTGGAAGAAAATGACTTTAACAATTATGTGCAATACACAAGGAATTATGTATATTTTATCAAAACCTGGATACAGAGACACGTGTTAACACGCTACAGAGAGAAGGCAAGTCTGGGAGATTTGGAGAAAAGAATTTTCTCCCCAGTAATTAATAAACTCAGTGATGTTCTGAAAAACTCCAAAGATTTGAAGACTAAGACAGTCTCTGCCTTTTTAGACAACTTTTGTGAAAAGCTGCAGCAGGATCTAGTCATTCCCAAGGACAGCTTAGAAGTGATactgtttaaaaacacagcaAGTGCAGACCAATTTTCAGCTTTTATAGAACAGTTTATTCCTGATCTGGAAAAACAAGTTTTatccacctttgaaaatctggaaatTGAGTCAAAACTCTCAAAACTTGCAGTGAAGCCCCAGGATGAGATCTTCAAGCGAGtgtttggctgtgggaagcagtgtccaTTCTGTAAAGTCCCCTGTGAAGCAGGAGCCCTTGCACATGAGGAGCATTTTGTAGCAGTGCATCGGCCTAGAGGATTAGGGGAAAGCCAGGAGAATATAACAAGGAGACTTGCCTATGATATATGCTCCTCTTCTGTGGCTTCCAATAACACATTCAGCTGTACAGAGACAAAAGGGGAGTTTCATCCTTATAAAGATTATCAGAAATATTTTCCGGACTGGCGCATCCAGCCAGATCCCAGCATCACGGCTTCCGATTACTggaagtttgttttcaaggaattCAATCACCAGTTTGCTAAGGAGTTTGATGCTCTCCCTGCCAATCTCCCTGAGGACTGGGGTAAAATAACCAAAGAGCAGGCCCTGGAGAGCCTAAAGGAAGCCTTTACATTGAAGTAA
- the LOC135977983 gene encoding olfactory receptor 5AR1-like: MLKGNHTTVTEFILLGFTDNQPLRVMLFVVFLLIYLLILVGNLGMVTLIRIESQLHTPMYFFLSNLALLDVGYSTVIVPQTLMAFAVESKAITFTGCALQFYFFCIAVSCECCLLGVMAYDRFTAICSPLLYTVIMSKRFCVLLVLGSYLASWVNATVQTLFIFRLSFCGSNIINHFFCDVPPILKLACSDTHITDIVHFTFSTVIISSTLLTIVISYVYIVVAILRINSTEGRQKAFSTCTSHLTTITIFYGTVIFMYLRPSSKYSMDQDKIISVFYTLLIPMLNPLIYSLRNKEVKEAFRRMIGRFFFSVNVKVETLF, translated from the coding sequence ATGTTGAAGGGGAATCACACCACCGTGACGGAGTTCATCTTGTTGGGATTCACGGACAACCAGCCCCTGAGAGTCATgctctttgtggtgtttctgTTGATCTACCTGCTCATCCTGGTGGGGAATCTCGGGATGGTCACTTTAATCAGGATTGAGTCCcagcttcacacccccatgtactttttcctcagtaacCTGGCCCTCTTAGATGTCGGCTACTCCACCGTCATCGTTCCCCAGACACTgatggcctttgcagtggagagCAAAGCAATTACATTCACTGGGTGCGCTCTGCAGTTCTACTTCTTCTGCATTGCTGTGTCCTGTGAGTGCTGCCTGTTGGGGGTGATGGCGTATGATCGcttcacagccatctgcagccCATTGCTGTACACCGTCATCATGTCCAAGCGGTTCTgcgtgctgctggtgctggggtcgtACCTAGCCAGCTGGGTAAATGCAACAGTTCAGACTCTATTTATATTCCGTTTGTCCTTCTGTGGATCAAACAtcatcaaccatttcttctgtgatgtgcccCCCATCCTGAAACTGGCCTGCTCTGACACCCACATCACAGACATTGTTCACTTCACCTTTTCTACTGTAATTATATCATCTACTCTCCTGACCATTGTCATCTCCTATGTATACATTGTGGTAGCTATTCTAAGAATCAACTCCACGGAGGGCAGGCagaaagccttctccacctgcacctcccacctgacGACCATCACCATCTTCTACGGAACagtcatttttatgtatttacgGCCCAGTTCAAAGTACTCCATGGACCAGGACAAAATCATCTCTGTGTTTTATACCCTGTtgatccccatgctgaaccccctgatctacagcctgaggaacaaggaggtgaaagagGCTTTTAGGAGGATGataggaaggttttttttctcaGTGAATGTAAAGGTGGAGActttattttga
- the LOC101932963 gene encoding up-regulator of cell proliferation-like isoform X2 — MQKYRRRKLKLRDVLEITKESVKNWTPQTTGDLPWHFLRKLIALNGTARNTSLEHRAPGDQTLIMDKEELGIHEDFFFLSDTDTSDSLNPLDVLCAVLLCSDSFLQQEILSKMSMCQFALPLLLPALDTPKCTLMLWAMRDIVRKWRPHSLAESRGFREESLVFTAMPTISFVRMGSCSFSKSKLLNEVLSLSQQHHDFFIHRDMESGNVPREIADGLVEISWYFPGGRENSDLFPEPLAVTNLRGDIETHWLQFSFLTEISSAVFIVTESISEREYALLSSLQGSATKYYFIFNNQAVTSKETLGFLNKLAPGLKLNNSHVLQKRCATNQAAYVKALQSAIAAVMKSSPKRVSIEAMAETGRQLGIQVDEDNKKCQSAHKYAKETTVHIKDVAKYKKEKLRLQGEPWKNLAEVEKELCRMRKQGNIPLEKYKSQLKKKLLELRVQQNTHDLTDGLIAFITGLGLLPPEEKHYFLKWMKFDLDHIARENIFKLRDQYKEKCKNSKDDPKMFAEHDKLISASSLGVEHFMRELGQFYEAEHTMVKEGKMAESQRLFVHFPGIAVDLMLEGFPMELIDGDASNIPLQWVTDVLTELHAKLGGRSRMLVLTVLGVQSTGKSTLLNTMFGLQFAVSSGRCTRGAFMTLIKVADNFQQELGCDFILVIDTEGFKAPELAKLEDSYQHDNELATLVIGLSDITIINMAMENATEMKDILQIVVHAFLRMEEIGQKANCQFVHQNVSDVSAHEQNMRDRKHLLEQMDEMTKAAANMEKKGREMTFSDIMDYDLEKHNWYIPALWHGVPPMAPVNMGYSEKVYELKKYLFEFLKGCSQNRSPKDIPQFLEWVKSMWNAVKHENFIFSFRNSLVAEAYNQLSVNYAEWEWGFRKMMHLWVSEKETFIQNQPPDKLDTNVLTKLKNEAQNKLRQEAEKILDNLKQYFESRAENLHLIEKYKEDFRRSANGLRNELVSYSFGKLEEAIEIRKGRHKTDAVLSQYKRKIEEKVDRLLNHCRKSKCKLNNDEQEKEFETMWRETLLELSLIPLQKRIIYKEMELHLRRDLENKGSAAWRMLEGARSLPTYKTQNFKMKNEYLKFKISVSAVKEYFTQERWHKTEALATSLIDECNSYTEKKVHCKADYDETYCRELLRMINEQLQQANVQNLHLTACFEVDLKLHILGDAARAFQKMHEEFITENDPLQRLGKLEPQYLSTFKALYLEKDECQDRAGNFCDQCLRPALVDYVNKRLGTEIVDDILSSERSVEYSTQNFFQFFVLEQLLEENDFNNYVQYTRNYVYFIKTWIQRHVLTRYREKASLGDLEKRIFSPVINKLSDVLKNSKDLKTKTVSAFLDNFCEKLQQDLVIPKDSLEVILFKNTASADQFSAFIEQFIPDLEKQVLSTFENLEIESKLSKLAVKPQDEIFKRVFGCGKQCPFCKVPCEAGALAHEEHFVAVHRPRGLGESQENITRRLAYDICSSSVASNNTFSCTETKGEFHPYKDYQKYFPDWRIQPDPSITASDYWKFVFKEFNHQFAKEFDALPANLPEDWGKITKEQALESLKEAFTLK, encoded by the coding sequence ATGCAGAAATACAGACGCAGGAAACTAAagctgagagatgtcctggaaaTCACCAAAGAAAGTGTAAAGAACTGGACTCCCCAGACAACAGGAGATTTACCGTGGCATTTCCTGAGGAAGCTCATTGCTCTGAATGGGACAGCGAGGAACACAAGCCTTGAGCACAGGGCACCTGGTGATCAAACACTCATTATGGACAAAGAGGAGCTGGGTAttcatgaagattttttttttctcagtgacacagacaccagtgaTTCACTAAACCCCCTCGATGTTCTCTGTGCCGTTCTTCTTTGCTCAGACAGTTTCCTGCAGCAGGAAATCCTGTCCAAAATGTCCATGTGCCAgtttgccctccctctgctgctacctgccctCGACACCCCCAAGTGCACCTTAATGCTGTGGGCCATGAGGGACATTGTGAGGAAGTGGAGGCCGCActccctggcagagagcagagggttcagggaggagagcctggtgttcacagcaatgccaaccatttcctttgtgcggatggggagctgcagcttctccaagtccaaactcctcaatgaggttctcagcctctcccagcagcacCACGATTTCTTCATCCATCGGGACATGGAGTCTGGGAATGTCCCTCGGGAAATCGCAGATGGGCTGGTTGAGATTTCCTGGTAtttccctggggggagggagaattcaGATCTTTTCCCAGAGCCCCTTGCGGTTACAAACTTGCGCGGAGACATTGagacccactggctgcagttcagttttttaacagagatctcctcagcagtGTTCATTGTTACTGAGAGTATCAGTGAGAGAGAATACGCACTCTTATCATCTCTGCAGGGATCAGCCACTAAATACTACTTCATCTTTAATAATCAGGCTGTGACGTCCAAGGAAACACTGGGATTCCTGAACAAGTTGGCCCCAGGGCTGAAACTGAACAACTCACATGTGCTGCAGAAAAGATGTGCCACAAATCAGGCAGCATATGTAAAAGCTCTGCAGTCTGCAATAGCAGCTGTAATGAAGTCTTCTCCCAAGAGAGTGAGTATAGAAGCCATGGCTGAGACCGGACGTCAATTAGGCATCCAGGTAGATGAGGATAATAAGAAATGTCAGAGTGCCCATAAATATGCCAAGGAAACCACTGTACACATAAAAGATGTGGCAAAGTACAAGAAGGAAAAACTGAGACTCCAAGGGGAGCCATGGAAAAACTTGGCTGAAGTGGAAAAAGAGCTGTGCCGAATGagaaagcaaggaaacatcccTCTTGAGAAATATAAGTCTCAACTGAAAAAGAAATTATTAGAGTTACGTGTCCAGCAGAATACACATGACCTGACTGATGGTTTGATTGCATTTATTACTGGACTAGGCCTGCTGCCTCCCGAGGAGAAACATTACTTCCTGAAATGGATGAAGTTTGACCTGGATCACATTGCTCGGGAGAATATTTTTAAACTACGGGATCAATataaagagaaatgcaaaaactCAAAAGATGACCCCAAAATGTTTGCAGAACACGATAAACTAATCTCTGCCAGTTCCTTAGGGGTGGAGCATTTCATGCGTGAGTTGGGGCAGTTCTATGAGGCTGAACACACAATGGTGAAGGAAGGTAAAATGGCAGAAAGCCAAAGGCTATTCGTCCATTTCCCAGGTATAGCAGTTGACCTGATGCTGGAAGGGTTTCCCATGGAGCTGATTGATGGAGATGCCTCCAACATCCCACTGCAGTGGGTGACAGATGTTCTGACTGAGCTCCATGCCAAGCTGGGGGGAAGGTCCAGAATGTTGGTTCTAACGGTGCTGGgagtgcagagcactgggaaatccaCCCTCCTCAACACCATGTTCGGCCTGCAGTTTGCAGTGAGCAGTGGCCGATGTACGCGAGGAGCCTTCATGACACTCATTAAAGTGGCAGACAActttcagcaggagctgggctgtgattTCATCCTGGTGATAGACACAGAAGGCTTTAAAGCCCCTGAACTGGCCAAGCTGGAGGACAGTTATCAACATGACAATGAGCTGGCCACCCTGGTGATTGGACTCAGTGACATAACGATCATTAACATGGCCATGGAGAACGCCACCGAAATGAAGGATATTCTGCAAATTGTGGTCCATGCATTCCTCAGAATGGAGGAAATAGGGCAAAAAGCCAACTGCCAGTTTGTGCATCAGAACGTCAGTGATGTGTCTGCGCATGAACAAAACATGAGGGACAGGAAACACCTCCTGGAGCAGATGGATGAAATGACCAAAGCTGCAGCAAACATGGAAAAGAAAGGCAGGGAGATGACATTTTCTGATATCATGGACtatgatctggaaaaacacaATTGGTACATTCCTGCTCTGTGGCATGGAGTCCCTCCCATGGCTCCCGTGAATATGGGATACAGTGAAAAGGTTTatgaattaaagaaatatttgtttgaatttctGAAAGGCTGTTCACAAAACAGATCCCCCAAGGACATTCCCCAATTTCTTGAATGGGTGAAGAGCATGTGGAATGCTGTAAAACATGAAAACTTTATCTTCAGCTTTAGAAACAGTCTTGTTGCTGAAGCCTATAACCAGTTGTCTGTAAATTATGCAGAATGGGAATGGGGTTTCCGCAAGATGATGCATCTCTGGGTATCTGAAAAGGAAACTTTCATCCAAAATCAGCCACCAGATAAACTAGACACCAATGTTTTAACCAAACTAAAGAATGAGGCACAGAACAAACTGAGACAAGAAGCAGAGAAGATTTTGgataatttaaaacaatattttgaaagtaGAGCAGAAAATCTGCACCTGATAGAAAAGTACAAAGAGGATTTTAGGAGAAGTGCAAATGGTCTGAGGAATGAACTGGTGAGTTATTCATTCGGCAAGTTGGAAGAAGCAATTGAAATTAGAAAGGGCCGACATAAAACAGATGCTGTCCTGTCACAGTACAAGAGAAAAATTGAAGAGAAAGTTGACAGGCTTCTGAACCATTGCAGGAAAAGCAAATGCAAGCTAAATAATGATGAACAGGAGAAAGAATTTGAAACCATGTGGAGAGAAACACTGTTAGAATTATCACTCATTCCTTTACAGAAACGCATCATATATAAAGAAATGGAGTTACATTTGAGAAGAGACCTAGAGAATAAGGGGAGTGCAGCATGGCGGATGTTAGAGGGTGCGAGAAGCTTGCCTACTTATAAAacacaaaatttcaaaatgaaaaatgaatactTAAAGTTCAAAATATCAGTGTCAGCTGTGAAAGAATACTTTACACAGGAACGCTGGCATAAAACAGAGGCTCTTGCTACATCCTTAATAGATGAGTGCAATAGTTACACTGAAAAAAAGGTACATTGTAAAGCAGATTACGATGAAACTTATTGCAGAGAGTTGTTGCGGATGATTAATGAGCAGCTTCAGCAGGCGAATGTTCAAAACCTTCACCTCACCGCTTGCTTTGAAGTTGACCTGAAGCTTCACATTTTGGGGGATGCAGCTCGGGCATTTCAGAAGATGCATGAAGAATTCATTACAGAAAATGATCCTCTGCAACGTCTGGGGAAACTGGAACCTCAGTATCTCTCCACGTTCAAAGCTCTGTACTTAGAGAAGGATGAGTGTCAAGACAGGGCCGGGAATTTCTGTGATCAGTGTCTCAGACCTGCCCTGGTGGACTATGTGAACAAGAGACTTGGGACAGAAATCGTGGATGACATTCTCAGCAGTGAACGGTCTGTTGAATACAGCACCCAAAACTTCTTCCAATTCTTTGTTCTAGAGCAGCTGTTGGAAGAAAATGACTTTAACAATTATGTGCAATACACAAGGAATTATGTATATTTTATCAAAACCTGGATACAGAGACACGTGTTAACACGCTACAGAGAGAAGGCAAGTCTGGGAGATTTGGAGAAAAGAATTTTCTCCCCAGTAATTAATAAACTCAGTGATGTTCTGAAAAACTCCAAAGATTTGAAGACTAAGACAGTCTCTGCCTTTTTAGACAACTTTTGTGAAAAGCTGCAGCAGGATCTAGTCATTCCCAAGGACAGCTTAGAAGTGATactgtttaaaaacacagcaAGTGCAGACCAATTTTCAGCTTTTATAGAACAGTTTATTCCTGATCTGGAAAAACAAGTTTTatccacctttgaaaatctggaaatTGAGTCAAAACTCTCAAAACTTGCAGTGAAGCCCCAGGATGAGATCTTCAAGCGAGtgtttggctgtgggaagcagtgtccaTTCTGTAAAGTCCCCTGTGAAGCAGGAGCCCTTGCACATGAGGAGCATTTTGTAGCAGTGCATCGGCCTAGAGGATTAGGGGAAAGCCAGGAGAATATAACAAGGAGACTTGCCTATGATATATGCTCCTCTTCTGTGGCTTCCAATAACACATTCAGCTGTACAGAGACAAAAGGGGAGTTTCATCCTTATAAAGATTATCAGAAATATTTTCCGGACTGGCGCATCCAGCCAGATCCCAGCATCACGGCTTCCGATTACTggaagtttgttttcaaggaattCAATCACCAGTTTGCTAAGGAGTTTGATGCTCTCCCTGCCAATCTCCCTGAGGACTGGGGTAAAATAACCAAAGAGCAGGCCCTGGAGAGCCTAAAGGAAGCCTTTACATTGAAGTAA